Genomic segment of Roseofilum reptotaenium CS-1145:
AATGACAATGCTATGGATGTCTTCACATTTGACCTGACAGACTCTAATGCTTTTTCAACAGGTACAGGTGATGCTCTTGCAAATCCTGCTACTGCTGCTGACCCATCAACAACAGCTACTAGTGGTATTCCTAATGCGATTACTCAAACGAATGCTGATTATATCTTGAACTTCAGAGTAGGTCAGGACAAAATTGATATTACTTCCCTAAGTGTCAGCAATGTAACGTTTAACAATGGCACTGCACAAACAGGGCAAACTGTCATTTTTGGTAGAACTCCTGCTACTACTACAATTCCTACCGGTGGTTTGGCTGTGTCACAAATCGGTCAAGTTTATATACAAGCGAGTGGAAGTGATTCTATCTTGTATGTTGAGCGTGATGGTATTGGAGGAAGAACAGATCTTGACATTACCTTAGCGACAGTAGTTGGAGTAAATAACTTATCTGCTGCTGACATTATCTAAACCCATTTCAAAATAGGGTTATAGACTATAGACCACGGTTTTCAAGTAGAACCGTGGTCTTTTCGATTTTCAGCCTACAATTTTAAGCCTGCCAGCCCACTCACTATGCAAACCCCCCAACCTCTCCAAGTTGACCTCAAAACCCTCAACTACGACTTCACTGGAATCTTATTCTGGGAAAAAATAACCGGCTTCTTCTCCCTTCCCGAAGCCGTCGCCCTCCAATGCGTGGTCAAACAACTGCCCCCCAACTCTACCGTCGTCGAACTGGGAGCCTTCCAAGGGCGCAGCAGCATTGCCATCGCCTCCGTCCTCCCCCCCGATTCCACCCTGCACAGCATCGACAACTTTCAAGGGGCACTCCTTAAACCGGGTGAAGCTCGTCCCCCGATGGCAGAAGTTGTCCGTCGTAACCAAGAAGCCTTCCTTAACAACACCACCGCCTTCGGAGTCAAGGACAAAATAGAACTCCATGTCATGGACACCACTGCCGCCGCCTCCCTCTTTACTGACGAGTCTCTCGACCTCATCTTCATCGATGCCGGTCATAAATACGATGACGTAAAAGCAGACATCACCCACTACTACCCGAAACTCAAACCCGGCAGATACATGCTCTTCGACGACTACGAAGAAAAATGGCCGGGTGTCATGCAAGCGGTACAAAATGCCTCCCTTGCTGGCGAACTCATTGCCCCCTCCCTCTGGTGCCACCGGAAAGGCAGTTAACAATGATAGCGATCGGCTATTGAGCTTCTATATTATTCTATCTTAATTCTCGGAAAGTGACAGAAGAGGGATTAGCTAGGTTTCAATATTGAACCTTGTCCTAACCAACTGATTCACTGCTATACCAGCGAATCAGTTGGTTAGAAGGGTTTGGTTTAAGATCTGTTGATGTTGCATAGTTTGGTCCCTGATCTCTTCAAGTTGTTCAGGTGTTAAGGGTTGACGATGAGCATAAAAATCGATCCAAGTTTTGCTGATTTCGTGAGCGTTTTCTGGAAGCTGATTGAGTTCCCAACCGGGAAGATGCACTTGTTCCATAAGTTGGGTGACTTTGGGATCGTAGCTAAGAGCAAAGCAGGGACATCCCACGGCAGCAGCCATGATGAGGCCATGGAGTCTCATGGCGATCGCCATTTGCACTTGACTAAAGATACTTTTATACTGTTCTGAGCGATCGCCGATCCAAATTTGGCTCACCTTCGGGAGTGCTGTATGAAGTCTTTGGGCAATATCTAAATCAGTCTTTGGTTGAAAGGGGAGTAATAGGAGATAACTTTGGGTTTGCTGCTGTAGCTGAATCAAAGCTTGGGTAAGAGTTTCTAGGCGATCTGGGGTGAGTTGGGGATGGGGACGTAACACCACCGCAATCCTGGGATAGGGTAGATTTTCCAACCCCTCAACAGGTGTAGGTTCCAAGGCCCAAACGGGATCGGGAGCCAGGGTAAAGGGAATATTCCAATCCGTTAACAGTTGCGCTGATTGGCGATCGCGCACACTAACCGCCGTACATCCACGGAATAGGGATCGCGCCAAGCGGCGAGTTAGAGCAGCGTTTAAAGGGCCGATTCCTTGTCCCCAAGCGAGGGTAATTTTGCCCATCCGTTGCGCTAGGGCCATAAGAGCAAAATAATAAAGGGGCGATCGCCAACTGGTAACATCTTGAATTAAGCTGCCTCCTCCCCAGATAAAACCATCCGCAGAGGTTACCGTGCTATACAGATCGGGGATCGAAGTGCGATCGCAAGTTTCCACCCCATACTGTTGTTCCGTTTCTACACAGTTAGCCGATAGCACCACTGGAGTCACATGTTTAGGTAACATCTGTAATAGGGTAACTAACAGGGCTTCATCACCTGCATTTCCCTGGCCATAGTATCCACATAACACCACACGCATGATCAATTAAAAATTAAACATGAATTTTATCAGACGAATTTCGTAGGGGCGACGAGTTCTCCAAAGTTTAATAGACAAAGCGATTGATTCTGTGCCCCCCTCCCTGAGTCAACTAGAAACTGGGTTTCTTGCTTATCTTATCCATGATATCTGTTCAGATTTTATCGATACGCTAGTCATCAGCTCCCTGGCTCCTCAACCCTTTAAAACTGGCGTAAAAACCTCAGATCGCTACTGTAAAATCGGCGAATATCATCTATCTGATGCAACACCATTGCAAAGCGTTCAATACCAAAACCCGCCGCAAACCCCGTATACACCTCTGGGTCGTAGCCTACTGCTTTTAATACATTGGGATCAACCATTCCACAGCCCAAGACCTCTAACCATTTCCCATTCCATTGCACATCGACTTCTGCCGAAGGTTCTGTGAAGGGAAAGTAACTGGCTCGGAAGCGGATATCGACCTCGCCGAACATTTGGGTCAGGAATTCTTTCACTGTGCCTTTTAAGTCCGTAAACGTGAGTCCCTCATCCACTGCAAGCAACTCCATTTGGTGGAATACTGCCGCATGGGTTGCATCAACCGTATCGCGACGATAGCAGCGTCCAGGAGCCACAATACGGATCGGGGGGTCATTCTTCTCCATGTAGCGAATTTGAACTGAGGAGGTATGGGTGCGGAGGAGATTACCATCGGGGAGATAGAAGGTATCTTGCATATCTCTAGCGGGATGGTCGGGGGGAGTATTGAGAGCTTCAAAATTATAGTAGTCGGTTTCCATTTCCGGGCCGGCTGCGACGGTATAGCCAAGTCCCACAAAGATATCGATCGCCCGATCAAATGTACTATTCAATGGATGAGTACGCCCTTGGGGACGATACACCCCAGGCATCGTCACATCCAGGGTTTCGGCTTCCAGTTTGGCTTGAATTTGGGCGTGTTGCAGGGCACTCTTTGTGTCATCAAGGGCGGTAGAGATAGCTGATTTTACCTCATTAGCCACTGCACCGATGCGGGGGCGATCGCTGGGATCTAATTTTCCCATGCCTCCCAACACTTTAGGCAACTGACCTTTTTTACCCAAATAAGCAATACGGAGTTCCTCAAGCTTCTGGAGATCCTCGCAGGCGGCGATCGCCTCCACTGCGGCTTGCTTGAGGTCGGCTAATTGTTGTTCAAGGTCACTCAACATATACATTCTAGGCGCTGGCAGGTCTGAAAAGAGCATAATGCCTTACCTGATGTTACCATTATTCCCGTTCTCCACTGCCACATTCTTATGATTGTCCTTACTTCCCAAGAGATCGCCCATTATCGCACGGAGTTAGCTGCCGATCCGGAAGCCTTAGAAGCCTTAGACCAAATTGAAGACTGTGAAGGAGATCTTGAAGATGCCGCCCTCTCCCTCGGCATTCAAGCTGGACAACAACCCGATCGCACAGACTGGTTATCTGGAGTCGCTAAACGCTGCCGTGTGATTTTATGCCAAGACCCCTGTCAGAGCTATTTTCAGCAAGGACAACTCGCTGACGTAGCTCGTACACTCAAAACCGCCCAAGTCTGTCCATCCTTGCTTGTCACCCCTGTGGTGTTATACGTCGTTAAAACTGGGGTACAGACATTTTGTGAAGCTTTAAATTACCAACAAAATTAAATATTTTTTTCGATTTCCCTAGAGGGATCTAGGCTTTAATCGGTATCCATACATTCTCTATCTTGAAAGAACGAATAAAACCCGATTGTCTTAGCATTGCCTTTTGCCACTTGCCTCCCCTAGGTTACAAATTTAACTTGTGACCTATACCCATTCCCCCTGAACAGCACATAGCGCCACCCTATCCCCTAGGAGGTTTCATTGTGAAATTGAGTGAAAAGTTGTACTTAGGATTTGGGCTTCCCTTAATTACGTTATGCATAGTTGGGTTTTATGCTATTTATTCTTTTAATCAGATTAATCATCGTATTGAAACGATTTACGATGATCGGGTGGTTCCCTTATCTCAATTAAAACGAGTCTCTGATAACTATGCCATTCAGATTATTGATGCAGTAAATAAGGCCAATACTAACCAAATTTCATTGATGCAAGCATTGATATCTGTTCAAAAAGCACAAGTGGAAATCGAGAAAAATTGGCAATTATATACCCAAAGGGATTTTAAAAATGAGGAAAAACATTTAGCCGAAGAAGTAGAAATCATGTTCGCAAAAGCAGAGAAGGACTTGCAAAATTTAGAACAAGTTTTGAGGGCAAGCGACCGCACCACTTTAGATAGGCTAGATGGAGAACTTTATCTGGCGATCGATCCCATTACCCAACGGATCGATCGGTTAACCGAACTACAACTTAAAGTCGCAGGTCAAGAACGGAAAATAGCTGGGAATATTTACCGAGAAACTCTATTAGTCTTTATTCCTCTACTAATTGTAGCAATCTTGGTGGGTTCTCCCGCAGGATTTATCATTATTCGCCGAAGTCTCACGGCTGCTTTGCAAGAAGTTATCAATGTAATT
This window contains:
- the csaB gene encoding polysaccharide pyruvyl transferase CsaB, coding for MRVVLCGYYGQGNAGDEALLVTLLQMLPKHVTPVVLSANCVETEQQYGVETCDRTSIPDLYSTVTSADGFIWGGGSLIQDVTSWRSPLYYFALMALAQRMGKITLAWGQGIGPLNAALTRRLARSLFRGCTAVSVRDRQSAQLLTDWNIPFTLAPDPVWALEPTPVEGLENLPYPRIAVVLRPHPQLTPDRLETLTQALIQLQQQTQSYLLLLPFQPKTDLDIAQRLHTALPKVSQIWIGDRSEQYKSIFSQVQMAIAMRLHGLIMAAAVGCPCFALSYDPKVTQLMEQVHLPGWELNQLPENAHEISKTWIDFYAHRQPLTPEQLEEIRDQTMQHQQILNQTLLTN
- the pheS gene encoding phenylalanine--tRNA ligase subunit alpha, coding for MLSDLEQQLADLKQAAVEAIAACEDLQKLEELRIAYLGKKGQLPKVLGGMGKLDPSDRPRIGAVANEVKSAISTALDDTKSALQHAQIQAKLEAETLDVTMPGVYRPQGRTHPLNSTFDRAIDIFVGLGYTVAAGPEMETDYYNFEALNTPPDHPARDMQDTFYLPDGNLLRTHTSSVQIRYMEKNDPPIRIVAPGRCYRRDTVDATHAAVFHQMELLAVDEGLTFTDLKGTVKEFLTQMFGEVDIRFRASYFPFTEPSAEVDVQWNGKWLEVLGCGMVDPNVLKAVGYDPEVYTGFAAGFGIERFAMVLHQIDDIRRFYSSDLRFLRQF
- a CDS encoding class I SAM-dependent methyltransferase; the protein is MQTPQPLQVDLKTLNYDFTGILFWEKITGFFSLPEAVALQCVVKQLPPNSTVVELGAFQGRSSIAIASVLPPDSTLHSIDNFQGALLKPGEARPPMAEVVRRNQEAFLNNTTAFGVKDKIELHVMDTTAAASLFTDESLDLIFIDAGHKYDDVKADITHYYPKLKPGRYMLFDDYEEKWPGVMQAVQNASLAGELIAPSLWCHRKGS
- a CDS encoding HAMP domain-containing methyl-accepting chemotaxis protein, which gives rise to MKLSEKLYLGFGLPLITLCIVGFYAIYSFNQINHRIETIYDDRVVPLSQLKRVSDNYAIQIIDAVNKANTNQISLMQALISVQKAQVEIEKNWQLYTQRDFKNEEKHLAEEVEIMFAKAEKDLQNLEQVLRASDRTTLDRLDGELYLAIDPITQRIDRLTELQLKVAGQERKIAGNIYRETLLVFIPLLIVAILVGSPAGFIIIRRSLTAALQEVINVIAVSSREIDSIAEEQERIISQQAVSVHQTTISINELSQTAKKSAQQAQSTVSNATDALQLSEARNQAAEQTLKDMITLDQQVNLMVIKIGELNQHAQEIASISELVSNLGNQTNMLALNAAVEAVRAGEYGRGFGVVATEIRKLADESRDSAVKINHLVNEIQGAIGDTMMIADRGKATVQNSSNIKSDE